CGCTAGTAGCGCCTCAAATTCGTTATAATCCATGTTTGTCATCAAAATTCCCCCTTATGTCTTTTTCTATCTCTAATATTACTTTTTCCGGTGTTGATGCTCCTGCTGTTATTCCTATATTCTTAATATTTTGCAACCATTTTCTATTTAACTCACTTTTATTTTGTATTAAATAACTTTTATTATTAATACTTTTAGACAAATTATATAGTTTTTTCGTATTTGAACTAGCTAAATCTCCTACTATTAAAACTACATCTACTTCTTTAGCTAATTTTTCAACAGCTATTTGTCTTTCGTAAGTTGCTCCACATATTTTACTAAAAATTTCTATATTTTCATAGTTATTTTCTATATTTTTTTTAATTTGGAAAAATATCTCTTTATTTAAGGTAGTTTGAGTTAACAAACAATATTTTTTATTTTTCTCTACTTCAAAGTCTAAGAACTCATCATAATTAGCTAATACCTTTACATTTCTGCCAAAAGATACAATTCCTTTTACCTCTGGATGATTCTTATCTCCTATA
Above is a genomic segment from Fusobacterium sp. JB019 containing:
- the ispH gene encoding 4-hydroxy-3-methylbut-2-enyl diphosphate reductase — encoded protein: MKIIRAEKMGFCFGVAGAINLCESVIKTEKDYNKAYILGMLVHNKNVVEDMEKKGFITVSEEDLISGKIKFEKKDLIIIRAHGTTEEIYDILKRSEIKIIDATCIFVKKIRETLIEAGKNGKEILFIGDKNHPEVKGIVSFGRNVKVLANYDEFLDFEVEKNKKYCLLTQTTLNKEIFFQIKKNIENNYENIEIFSKICGATYERQIAVEKLAKEVDVVLIVGDLASSNTKKLYNLSKSINNKSYLIQNKSELNRKWLQNIKNIGITAGASTPEKVILEIEKDIRGNFDDKHGL